In the genome of Plectropomus leopardus isolate mb chromosome 19, YSFRI_Pleo_2.0, whole genome shotgun sequence, the window CTCAAAGTCTGGTGCTACATTGACTCAGTGAGTTTTGTTGCTGCATTTCAACGTGCTGTCCATTAAGAGGACGGAGAATTTCAATGTTttgatctttattttattttcttgttggcGTTGTAACAGTTTGCGTGCTTTTAGCTTGCAAGCTCCTGCCAGACCTCAGTGGagtgcagtgcagtaaactgaagagcAGCAAAATTAACCTATTGTTCGACATGTTGCCGGTGGAaattgaaaaaactgaaaaattcaaGTTACTGTCATCGATGACCAAGAAAACTAGCCAGTTTTCTTGGTCTGAGTTGCTGAAACCTTTGGGATATTTTTGCTtggaaaattaattttgataCAAATTCACTAATTATCaacattgatttatttcatgCTGATTTAAGGAGTTTTCAGCTCCTTTCTTTGACAGAAGTAGCCGTGGTCAGATATAATGGTGTGTAGAAAACAAATTAGAGCATGCATTAATGAttgtctctccctcctcatcctcagaTGTGCACCCCCGCCAACACACCAGCGACGCCCCCCAACTTCCCGGACGCGTTGACCATGTTCTCCAGGCTGAAGGCGTCGGAGAGCTTCAACAGCGGCAGCGGCGGCAGTCCAATGGCCGCCTCCATGGCCAcctcacccccacccccccaggTTGGCAACTGGGGGTTCTCACCAAATGTACCTAATGTGCCGCAGCCTCAACAGGGACTCTGGACTCAGGGGCAGCCCCCCACGCAGCCCTGCCCCGCCTGGCCCACGGGTGTGAACCCCCATGCAGGCGCTGAGCAGAAGGCCAGTGTAGCGATGGAGGCAGAGAGATGAAGGGCAGCATGGGACTGAGAAGCCCCCCTTTTCTCCCCCCCAGGGAGGGATGGGATGAATGCGGGGAGGGTGGGATATGATAATGGGTAGAAAATTCTTTTTTCCAAAAGACGGATGGAAACTACGCAAACCAAGAAAAACTGGACAATTTAGGACGAGGAGGAAACCAATGCaaacaaaattctaaaaaaaaaaaaaaaaaaaaaaaaaagagagatacgCACACACATAGTAATAAGAGAGGAGCGAAATCTTTGTTAGTTTTTCCTAAGTAAATGCATAGATAAGAGAAATATTATTGaacttaaaaaaacccagaaatttttaaagaattgtCACGCCCAAGGATTCTATGTGATGTTCAAGGACTTTCAAGGCAGCAAacttaattttcagtttttatttttattttttttttttccatcttttcagCCGGTGTTTTTTCTCCACTGGtgttctgtgtttctgtgctgcatGAGGAGAGAGGAACTGGCGATGCAGTGTTTTGAACTCAAAAATCAACACGCACTTGAGAGTGAGTGTGTACGCATGTGAGCGGGTTTGTAATCAaaaatgtatacacacacacagacacacacacacacacacacacacacactcacacatattcacgcacacacacacacacacacacacacacacacacacacacacacattagcttTTAGAGGACACACCTCCATACTGTCATCCCCATCGTCAAAGGTGGGACTTTTCTTACCTCACCTGGTGGTCACCTGACTTCTTTCAGCCAATCAGGGATTCTTCTTAAACCAACCGTTGCCGCCGCAGGacgtttttaaaggttttttctTAAAGTCAGCAGGTTTGATCCTCGCTGTGACGGCTTCTCCTGACACCATTTGAAACCAGACTACAACTGTCCACTTTGTTTCTGGAGATTTGGGTTgttattacaagaaaaatgagaaatcatggtttaatataatattgtttATGATGCtaattgttctgtttttgttgaaagtTTAAGGGAGGTGGTTTTGAAAGTGGGTGGGacttcaggattttttttcaattgggAAAGAGTGAATCAAACGCAGCTACagatttaaaacaagaaaaaaaaacacgactCCATCTTTGTAAACAGAATTGCCACTTTGCATGATGTGTTCATAACGTGTAACATCTTTTGTAGCAAACATACATGAGGTCGAGACCATAGTAGTCTGGATATAAATATGGACGACACGTCTCCGGGAAGTCAAAATATATGCTGCTGTCTTGTGCTATAGTGCTTTCCGCTGTATCAAGTTCCCGCCCATACATGTGACTGATCAAGAGCAGCGCCATCAGGGTTTCCTacacatttatttgtcattaaaaCATCTACTGCcacatactgattttttttatttttggagctggagcaCCACAAGAATATACATACAGTCTAAAGTTGTGAATCCTAGGAGAGTGAAGGTATGGCCCCCCTTACTCTGCTTtactctccctctgattggcttaccttGACCTTCTTACCCTAACCTTTAGCAATTtcactcctcttgcctaaaccttgCCAATCCAGCCAATGAAGACAGCGAGTACTAGTAAATCAGAGGTACAGTAAGGCGGGTCAGTCCTTCGCTGTCCTAGGATTCAAAAGTTTTCCCCCGGGAATGTTGCTTAGCCCCGCAGCCATTTTTCCCTCTTGGTCACTTGCAatattgcagtgaaaaaaatcccctgcgGCCCAGGCGTCACCATAGACcaccttttaaaaaagagacGTTTGTAAAACTTTTGACGGCGCACCTCCAACTGCAAGATTCATTCTGACTCTTTATATTCTGAATTTTTGATCcatggaggttttatatttgtaaaactttacaCCAGCGGAGAAATTTAAATACCAGTGACGTCATCACAATGACGGGTGCGGGCCCAGTGGGTGAAACACTACTGCACATTTTCAACTTGGATGCTTTTTTATATGCCAAGGGAGCAACTGTATTGAAATGAATAAGCACCATCTTGGCATCTGGTACCTAGCTATTGTTATACATCTATGGAGCTGTGATGTCGTCCACCTTTAAATGCAGACTACAGTCAAGACGTGTTTATGGGAGGGGGTGGAGTTAAAGAGGAGGGCGGGGTGGTGGGTCCCAGAGCTAATAAAGATGCAACAGATGAGTGTTTCTCA includes:
- the ubald1a gene encoding UBA-like domain-containing protein 1 → MDELKHQVMINQFVLTAGCAADQAKQLLQAAHWQFETALSAFFQETNIPYGHHHQMMCTPANTPATPPNFPDALTMFSRLKASESFNSGSGGSPMAASMATSPPPPQVGNWGFSPNVPNVPQPQQGLWTQGQPPTQPCPAWPTGVNPHAGAEQKASVAMEAER